From a region of the Myroides sp. JBRI-B21084 genome:
- the fabF gene encoding beta-ketoacyl-ACP synthase II, with protein MNLKRVVVTGLGALTPIGNNVSAFWNGLINGVSGAAPITYFDASNFKTQFACEVKGFNVEEFIDKKEARKMDKYTQYAMVTATEAMEDAKFNFETLNLDRAGVIWGSGIGGLQTFQDEVTNFNQGNGVPKFNPFFIPKMIADIAGGLISMKYGLRGPNFTTVSACASSTNAIIDAFNYIRLGMADVIVTGGSEAAVTIAGIGGFNAMHALSTRNDDPTTASRPMDKGRDGFVLGEGAGALVLEEYEHAVARGAHIYCEVGGGGMSADAHHITAPHPEGLGAKNVMLNCLRDAGLKPTDVDGVNMHGTSTPLGDIAESKAILEVFGEHAYTMNLNSTKSMTGHLLGATGAVEAISCILALKHGIIPPTINHFTDDENIDPKLNFTFNKAQKRDVKVLMSNTFGFGGHNACVLVKKLES; from the coding sequence ATGAATTTGAAGCGAGTTGTTGTTACTGGTTTAGGTGCCCTAACTCCTATTGGAAATAACGTTTCAGCTTTTTGGAACGGGCTTATTAACGGAGTAAGCGGCGCAGCGCCAATTACCTATTTTGACGCTTCTAACTTTAAAACACAGTTTGCTTGTGAAGTTAAAGGCTTTAATGTTGAAGAATTTATCGACAAGAAAGAAGCACGCAAAATGGACAAATACACCCAATATGCTATGGTTACTGCAACCGAAGCTATGGAAGATGCTAAATTTAATTTTGAAACTTTAAATTTAGATCGCGCAGGTGTTATTTGGGGTTCTGGCATTGGTGGTTTACAAACTTTTCAAGACGAAGTTACAAACTTTAACCAAGGAAACGGTGTACCTAAATTTAACCCGTTTTTTATTCCTAAAATGATTGCCGATATCGCTGGTGGATTAATTTCAATGAAATACGGATTACGTGGACCAAATTTCACTACCGTTTCTGCTTGTGCATCATCAACAAATGCAATTATAGATGCATTTAATTACATTCGTTTAGGTATGGCCGATGTTATTGTTACGGGTGGATCTGAAGCTGCAGTTACAATTGCCGGAATTGGCGGTTTTAACGCTATGCACGCTTTATCTACACGCAACGACGATCCTACAACTGCATCACGACCAATGGATAAAGGTCGCGATGGTTTTGTTTTAGGCGAAGGAGCAGGTGCTTTGGTTTTAGAAGAATACGAGCATGCAGTTGCACGTGGTGCCCATATTTATTGTGAAGTTGGCGGCGGTGGAATGTCTGCAGATGCACACCACATTACAGCTCCACATCCTGAAGGTTTAGGTGCCAAAAATGTAATGTTAAACTGTTTACGCGATGCTGGTTTAAAACCTACCGATGTAGATGGCGTAAACATGCACGGAACATCTACACCATTAGGCGATATTGCAGAATCAAAAGCTATATTAGAAGTTTTTGGCGAACACGCATACACTATGAATTTAAATTCAACAAAATCTATGACCGGGCATTTACTTGGTGCTACAGGTGCTGTTGAAGCTATTTCGTGTATTTTAGCTTTAAAACACGGTATAATTCCACCTACAATCAATCATTTTACCGATGATGAAAACATTGATCCTAAGCTTAATTTTACGTTTAACAAAGCACAAAAACGTGATGTAAAAGTATTAATGAGCAACACTTTTGGATTTGGTGGTCACAACGCTTGTGTGTTGGTAAAAAAATTAGAAAGCTAA
- the purN gene encoding phosphoribosylglycinamide formyltransferase — MKNIVLMASGSGSNAENIIRFFNKNNISCNFHIITNKKDAFVLERAKNLNVPAEVISKKQNDEGVLFDRIKDINPDLIVLAGYLLLFPAQIVKMFPNKIINIHPALLPKFGGKGMYGNFVHEAVVTNNEIETGITIHYVSEEYDEGAVIFQAKTDVTATDTPLDVAAKVHELEYEHFPKVIAKLLNY, encoded by the coding sequence ATGAAAAACATTGTGTTAATGGCATCTGGGTCGGGTAGTAATGCCGAAAATATTATTCGTTTTTTTAACAAAAACAATATATCGTGTAATTTTCATATCATTACTAATAAAAAAGATGCTTTTGTGTTAGAACGTGCAAAAAACCTAAATGTTCCGGCTGAAGTTATTTCCAAAAAGCAAAACGATGAGGGTGTTTTGTTTGATAGAATTAAAGATATAAACCCCGATTTAATTGTTTTAGCAGGTTATTTGTTGTTGTTTCCTGCACAAATAGTAAAAATGTTTCCCAATAAAATAATAAATATTCACCCAGCGTTATTGCCAAAATTTGGTGGTAAAGGTATGTACGGTAATTTTGTACACGAAGCAGTTGTTACTAATAACGAAATCGAAACGGGCATAACTATCCATTACGTAAGTGAAGAGTACGATGAAGGCGCTGTTATTTTTCAGGCAAAAACAGATGTTACTGCAACGGATACCCCATTAGATGTTGCTGCAAAAGTACATGAATTAGAGTATGAGCATTTTCCGAAAGTAATTGCGAAGCTATTAAATTATTAA
- a CDS encoding acyl carrier protein encodes MSDIASRVKAIIVDKLGVDENEVVLEASFTNDLGADSLDTVELIMEFEKEFDIQIPDDQAENIATVGQAISYIEEAKK; translated from the coding sequence ATGTCAGACATTGCATCAAGAGTAAAAGCAATTATCGTTGACAAATTAGGAGTTGACGAAAACGAAGTTGTATTAGAAGCAAGCTTCACAAACGATTTAGGAGCTGATTCATTAGACACTGTTGAGCTAATCATGGAGTTTGAAAAAGAATTTGACATTCAAATCCCAGACGATCAAGCTGAAAACATTGCTACTGTTGGTCAAGCTATCTCTTACATCGAAGAGGCTAAAAAATAA